In a single window of the Streptomyces cinnabarinus genome:
- a CDS encoding transcriptional regulator: MTALHATPAGLPPRLPVRDRSTAAERVPRGLSPMLSRLAAERATGVLLRERGTLYLAEGRVVHAESPAAPGLDVLLTAHGTLSPAAWRDAVAQADERHGAARLLVDSGRLTPGILELCHLSALFDAAFFALAPSSTPGRFRYGTGHWLGPVRPVPVSALERETLRRRDLLHRIWPDPDTDSAPLARADPPRVPVLTARQQAVVALLDGVRTASDIARALGRPTFHTLVDIRRLAAAGVLRPRPETPDPGPRVPAPAEHPAADATRSAPPDPAPPDPAAPAWAPHHGDAARSAPPSPAAAPPPLPVRAGHPNPPSPAERLALDDPDVALLKRVRDALEAL, from the coding sequence ATGACCGCGCTGCACGCCACCCCGGCCGGTCTGCCGCCCCGGCTGCCGGTGCGGGACCGGAGCACGGCCGCGGAACGGGTGCCGCGGGGCCTGTCGCCGATGCTGAGCCGGCTCGCCGCCGAGCGGGCCACCGGGGTACTGCTGCGCGAGCGGGGCACGCTGTATCTGGCCGAGGGCCGGGTGGTGCACGCCGAGAGCCCGGCCGCCCCCGGTCTTGACGTCCTGCTCACCGCGCACGGCACCCTCTCCCCCGCCGCCTGGCGGGACGCCGTCGCCCAGGCCGACGAACGGCACGGCGCCGCCCGGCTCCTCGTCGACAGCGGGCGGCTCACCCCGGGCATCCTGGAGCTCTGCCATCTGAGCGCGCTGTTCGACGCCGCGTTCTTCGCGCTCGCGCCCAGCAGCACCCCGGGCCGCTTCCGCTACGGCACCGGGCACTGGCTCGGGCCCGTGCGCCCGGTGCCGGTGTCCGCCCTGGAGCGCGAGACCCTGCGCCGCCGCGACCTGCTGCACCGCATCTGGCCCGACCCGGACACGGACAGCGCGCCCCTGGCCCGCGCCGACCCGCCCCGGGTCCCGGTTCTCACCGCCCGCCAGCAAGCCGTGGTAGCCCTGCTGGACGGCGTCCGCACGGCGTCGGACATAGCGCGCGCCCTGGGCCGTCCGACGTTCCACACCCTGGTGGACATACGACGCCTGGCAGCGGCGGGCGTCCTGAGGCCACGCCCCGAGACTCCCGACCCGGGCCCGCGGGTCCCGGCGCCCGCCGAGCATCCCGCGGCCGACGCCACCCGGAGCGCCCCGCCCGACCCTGCGCCGCCCGACCCGGCAGCGCCCGCCTGGGCACCCCACCACGGCGACGCCGCCCGGAGCGCCCCGCCGTCCCCGGCCGCCGCGCCCCCGCCGCTGCCCGTGCGAGCGGGCCACCCGAACCCCCCGTCCCCCGCGGAGCGCCTCGCGCTCGACGACCCCGACGTCGCCCTGCTGAAGAGAGTCCGGGATGCGCTGGAGGCCCTTTGA
- a CDS encoding roadblock/LC7 domain-containing protein, whose product MAAEAPILDELHRLRARIPQLTGSLAASVDGLVVAEDAPDVEPEGVAALTAAALGVAVRLSDVTGRGELRELLVRGRDGYVATYAAGHAAVLTLLAQDDVSVGRLHLEGRRAAARIGELVDETADETKSRAPARTPATRAKAPRRTASAQPRATEPRATEPRATQSRSAQPRSTEPRTTPPRSTQPRTSTES is encoded by the coding sequence ATGGCCGCCGAGGCGCCGATACTCGACGAGCTCCACCGGCTCAGAGCTCGCATCCCGCAGCTGACCGGCTCCCTCGCGGCCAGCGTCGACGGTCTGGTCGTCGCCGAGGACGCGCCGGACGTGGAGCCGGAGGGCGTGGCCGCGCTCACCGCCGCCGCGCTCGGGGTGGCCGTACGGCTGTCGGACGTCACCGGCCGCGGGGAGCTGCGTGAACTGCTCGTGCGCGGACGGGACGGCTATGTGGCGACGTACGCGGCGGGCCACGCCGCCGTGCTGACCCTGCTCGCCCAGGACGACGTCAGCGTCGGCCGGCTGCACCTGGAGGGCCGCCGCGCCGCCGCCCGGATCGGCGAGCTGGTCGACGAGACGGCGGACGAGACCAAGAGCCGCGCTCCCGCACGGACCCCGGCCACACGGGCGAAGGCCCCGCGGCGCACCGCTTCCGCCCAGCCGCGCGCCACCGAGCCACGCGCCACCGAGCCACGGGCGACCCAGTCGCGCTCGGCCCAACCGCGCTCCACCGAGCCCCGGACCACACCACCGCGATCCACCCAACCGCGCACCAGCACGGAAAGTTGA
- a CDS encoding MurR/RpiR family transcriptional regulator translates to MSAESDTAEGTARAADTPAARLQTLFEGHRLTPTQRRIAHSMVRRAADVPFLSSVELAELAGVSQPSVTRFAVALGFDGYPALRKHLREVAPAEPVAAAGTYNEYQQAVEAEIENLRHLAELLADPRPVRKAGRLLAASRPLPVLGLRAAASQAYGFAYFAAKVHPDVRLLHEGGTMVHDRIDACVRAGASALLCFALPRHPREVLDTLGYARQAGLTVVTVADSAFAPVARASDLLLPAAVGTGLAFDTACAPMLLGRVLLEAMCDDLPEAQARLEEFDARAAARGLFVE, encoded by the coding sequence ATGAGCGCGGAGAGCGACACGGCGGAGGGCACGGCGAGGGCCGCGGACACCCCCGCGGCACGGTTGCAGACGCTCTTCGAGGGGCACCGGCTCACCCCGACCCAGCGGCGCATCGCGCACAGCATGGTGCGCCGGGCCGCCGACGTGCCCTTCCTCTCCAGCGTCGAACTGGCCGAACTGGCCGGGGTCAGCCAGCCATCGGTGACCCGCTTCGCCGTCGCCCTCGGCTTCGACGGCTACCCGGCGCTGCGCAAGCACCTGCGCGAAGTCGCGCCCGCCGAACCGGTGGCCGCCGCGGGCACCTACAACGAGTACCAGCAGGCCGTCGAGGCCGAGATCGAGAACCTGCGCCATCTGGCGGAGCTGCTCGCCGACCCGCGCCCGGTGCGGAAGGCGGGCCGGCTGCTGGCCGCCTCCCGCCCGCTGCCGGTGCTCGGCCTGCGCGCCGCGGCCTCCCAGGCGTACGGCTTCGCCTACTTCGCGGCCAAGGTCCACCCCGACGTCCGGCTGCTGCACGAGGGCGGCACGATGGTCCACGACCGGATCGACGCCTGCGTCCGGGCGGGCGCCTCGGCGCTGCTCTGCTTCGCACTGCCCCGGCATCCGCGCGAGGTCCTGGACACCCTCGGCTACGCCAGGCAGGCCGGCCTCACCGTGGTCACCGTCGCCGACTCCGCCTTCGCGCCGGTCGCCCGGGCCTCCGATCTGCTGCTGCCCGCGGCCGTCGGCACCGGGCTCGCCTTCGACACCGCCTGCGCGCCGATGCTGCTGGGCCGGGTACTGCTGGAGGCGATGTGCGACGACCTGCCGGAGGCGCAGGCCCGGCTGGAGGAGTTCGACGCGCGGGCGGCGGCCCGCGGGCTGTTCGTGGAGTGA
- a CDS encoding aromatic amino acid ammonia-lyase has protein sequence MSSPVVDGPAVVDTGSVLLDGRGLSVADVVRLADGAARPVPQDEAMKRATRSWDAARRIAATGRVYGRSTGVGANRNEDVPTEAAAEHGLRLLRSHAGGIGEELPARQVRAMLAVRANQLLAGGAGLRPTVVTALCEALESGAHPVVNEFGSVGTGDLTALAQAGLALVGEHPWRGAGAPEPQPLDNNDALALISSNALTLGQAALALHELRGLIAATQVVAALSLLAVDGSHEPYAAPVHQARPHRGAGEVARRMRELIGAADRPTPPLGRIQDPYGFRCLPQIHGPAHDAADALEAVLAVELNAAAENPLIAADDLAAYHHGGFYQAGLALALDHFRLAVTQVARLSTSRLSTLNEPAYTRLRPFLADHEPASSGVMILEYSAAAALGDLRAFSAPASLGHAVLSRGVEEQASFASLAARQTLRACGAYRLVVGCELVAAVRALRQRDLRPEPGLPAGRALELAEAVLDDDQADRPLTDDVTAAARLLDRFTEIWRGNGA, from the coding sequence ATGTCGTCTCCGGTCGTGGACGGGCCCGCGGTCGTGGACACCGGGTCGGTGCTCCTCGACGGCCGGGGGCTCTCCGTCGCCGACGTGGTGCGCCTCGCGGACGGGGCCGCCCGGCCGGTCCCGCAGGACGAGGCGATGAAGCGGGCCACCCGCTCCTGGGACGCCGCCCGGCGGATCGCCGCGACCGGACGCGTCTACGGCCGGTCCACCGGCGTCGGCGCCAACCGGAACGAGGACGTGCCCACCGAGGCCGCCGCGGAGCACGGGCTGCGGCTGCTGCGCAGCCACGCGGGCGGCATCGGCGAGGAACTCCCCGCCCGGCAGGTGCGGGCCATGCTCGCCGTACGGGCGAACCAGCTGCTCGCGGGCGGCGCCGGACTCCGCCCGACCGTGGTCACGGCGCTGTGCGAGGCGCTGGAGAGCGGGGCGCATCCGGTCGTCAACGAGTTCGGATCCGTCGGTACGGGGGATCTCACCGCGCTCGCCCAGGCCGGGCTGGCGCTGGTGGGGGAGCATCCCTGGCGCGGCGCCGGCGCCCCCGAGCCGCAGCCGCTCGACAACAACGACGCGCTCGCCCTGATCAGCAGCAACGCCCTCACCCTCGGCCAGGCCGCGCTCGCCCTGCACGAACTGCGCGGGCTCATCGCCGCCACTCAGGTCGTCGCCGCCCTCTCGCTGCTGGCCGTCGACGGCTCGCACGAGCCCTACGCCGCCCCCGTCCACCAGGCCCGTCCGCACCGCGGTGCCGGCGAAGTCGCGCGCCGGATGCGGGAGTTGATCGGTGCCGCGGACCGGCCCACACCTCCGCTGGGCCGGATCCAGGACCCGTACGGCTTCCGCTGTCTGCCCCAGATCCACGGGCCCGCGCACGACGCGGCGGACGCCCTGGAGGCGGTGCTCGCGGTGGAGCTCAACGCCGCCGCCGAGAACCCGCTGATCGCGGCCGACGACCTGGCCGCCTACCACCACGGCGGCTTCTACCAGGCCGGGCTCGCCCTCGCCCTGGACCACTTCCGGCTGGCGGTCACCCAGGTGGCCCGGCTGTCCACCTCCCGGCTCTCCACCCTCAACGAGCCCGCTTACACCCGGCTGAGACCCTTCCTCGCCGACCACGAGCCCGCCTCGTCCGGCGTGATGATCCTGGAGTACTCCGCCGCGGCCGCCCTCGGTGACCTGCGGGCCTTCTCGGCGCCCGCCTCCCTCGGCCACGCTGTACTCTCCCGGGGCGTCGAGGAACAGGCCAGTTTCGCCTCGCTCGCCGCCCGGCAGACGCTGCGCGCGTGCGGCGCGTACCGTCTCGTCGTCGGCTGCGAACTCGTCGCCGCCGTACGGGCGCTGCGCCAGCGCGACCTCAGGCCCGAGCCGGGACTTCCGGCGGGCCGCGCGCTGGAGCTCGCCGAGGCGGTGCTCGACGACGACCAGGCCGACCGGCCGCTCACGGACGACGTGACGGCGGCGGCGCGGCTGCTCGACCGGTTCACGGAGATCTGGAGGGGGAACGGCGCATGA
- a CDS encoding SDR family oxidoreductase, with protein sequence MSYENLAGRTAVVTGAASGIGEAVAVLLARHGARVALLSRRAERLDALAGKIRADGGEALAVAADVTGEASVAVAAGRVREVYGAVDLVVNSAGVMLPSPVEAGDTAAWQLMIDTNVSGVLRVTRAFTADLVDAAADGRTADLVNISSIAAHLTFPNYAVYSATKAAVTHLSQSLRTELGPKDVRITNVEPGFTESELRGHVTDPERAGELDAMVSAVGTLTSAEVADLVAYAVSRSRQVNLRQVMVLPTRQA encoded by the coding sequence ATGTCGTACGAGAATCTGGCCGGGCGTACCGCCGTCGTCACCGGAGCCGCCAGCGGGATCGGCGAGGCCGTCGCCGTGCTGCTGGCCCGGCACGGGGCGCGGGTGGCGCTGCTGTCCCGGCGCGCGGAGCGGCTCGACGCGCTCGCCGGGAAGATCCGGGCCGACGGGGGCGAGGCGCTGGCGGTGGCGGCGGACGTCACCGGTGAGGCGTCCGTGGCGGTGGCCGCGGGGCGGGTGCGCGAGGTGTACGGGGCCGTCGACCTGGTCGTCAACTCCGCCGGGGTGATGCTGCCGAGCCCCGTCGAGGCGGGGGACACGGCCGCCTGGCAGCTGATGATCGACACCAATGTGAGCGGAGTGCTGCGCGTGACCCGGGCGTTCACCGCCGACCTTGTGGACGCCGCCGCCGACGGCCGTACGGCGGACCTGGTGAACATCTCCTCCATCGCCGCGCATCTGACCTTCCCCAACTACGCGGTGTACAGCGCCACGAAGGCCGCGGTGACCCATCTCTCCCAGTCGCTGCGCACCGAGCTGGGCCCGAAGGACGTCCGGATCACCAACGTCGAGCCGGGCTTCACCGAGAGCGAGCTGCGCGGCCATGTCACCGACCCGGAGCGGGCCGGCGAGCTGGACGCCATGGTGTCGGCGGTGGGCACGCTGACCTCCGCGGAGGTCGCGGACCTGGTGGCCTACGCCGTGAGCCGGTCCCGCCAGGTCAATCTGCGCCAGGTGATGGTGCTGCCCACCCGGCAGGCCTGA
- a CDS encoding helix-turn-helix transcriptional regulator — protein MDGELGDFLRTRRARIQPQEVGLPSYGRRRVPGLRREEVAQLAGVSVDYYVRLEQGRGPSVSDAVLDAVARALRLGPAERDYLHTIARPRREGAAPVEPPRVSRSVQLLLDGMDRNPAYVLDHRMDVLAWNALADAVLDFGGPDRPAGLNMPRRAFLDPASRSLYPDWPTIAAQTAAHLRMNAGHHPHDRELGALVGELSARSEDFRRLWADHLVKPCGCGVKRLRHPVAGLLVLPYDTFTVAPDQTVVFYAPEPDSETAERLALLGSWATTGTTGTR, from the coding sequence ATGGACGGGGAACTCGGAGACTTCCTGCGCACACGCCGCGCCCGTATCCAGCCTCAGGAGGTGGGCCTGCCCAGCTACGGCCGCCGCCGCGTCCCCGGCCTGCGCCGCGAGGAGGTGGCGCAGCTGGCCGGGGTGAGCGTCGACTACTACGTCCGGCTGGAACAGGGCCGCGGGCCGAGCGTCTCGGACGCCGTACTGGACGCCGTCGCGCGGGCGCTGCGGCTGGGCCCGGCCGAGCGCGACTACCTGCACACCATCGCCCGGCCCCGCCGCGAGGGGGCCGCCCCGGTGGAACCGCCCCGGGTGAGCCGGAGCGTCCAACTGCTGCTGGACGGCATGGACCGCAACCCCGCGTACGTCCTGGACCACCGGATGGACGTACTGGCCTGGAACGCCCTCGCCGACGCGGTGCTCGACTTCGGCGGACCGGACCGTCCGGCTGGGCTCAACATGCCGCGCCGCGCCTTCCTCGACCCGGCAAGCCGCTCCCTCTACCCGGACTGGCCCACGATCGCCGCCCAGACCGCCGCCCACCTCCGGATGAACGCCGGCCATCACCCCCACGACCGCGAGTTGGGCGCCCTCGTCGGCGAACTCTCCGCCCGCAGCGAGGACTTCCGCCGCCTGTGGGCCGACCACCTGGTCAAGCCCTGCGGCTGCGGCGTCAAACGCCTCCGGCACCCGGTCGCGGGCCTGCTGGTCCTGCCGTACGACACCTTCACGGTGGCACCGGACCAGACAGTCGTGTTCTACGCCCCGGAACCGGACTCGGAGACGGCGGAACGCCTTGCGCTGCTGGGGAGTTGGGCCACCACGGGCACTACGGGCACCCGGTGA
- a CDS encoding cystathionine beta-synthase, which translates to MQFHDSMISLVGNTPLVRLNSVTKGIKATVLAKVEYFNPGGSVKDRIALRMIEAAEESGALKPGGTIVEPTSGNTGVGLAIVAQQKGYKCIFVCPDKVSTDKINVLRAYGAEVVVCPTAVDPEHPDSYYNVSDRLVRETPGAWKPDQYSNPNNPASHYHSTGPELWEQTEGRITHFVAGVGTGGTISGTGRYLKDASDGKVQVVGADPEGSVYSGGSGRPYLVEGVGEDFWPTAYDRTVADEIVAVSDKDSFQMTRRLAKEEGLLVGGSCGMAVVAALRVAERLEEDDVVVVLLPDSGRGYLSKIFNDEWMADYGFLEDEGPSARVADVLNDKEHGAIPSLVHMHPDETVGQAIEVLREYGVSQMPIVKPGAGHPDVMAAEVVGSVVERELLDALFAKRASLEDPLEKHMSAPLPQVGSGEPVGDLMTVLGTADAAIVLVEGKPTGVIGRQDLLAFLAKGGK; encoded by the coding sequence CGGGCGGATCGGTGAAGGACCGGATCGCCCTGCGCATGATCGAGGCCGCCGAGGAGAGCGGCGCGCTCAAGCCCGGCGGCACCATCGTCGAGCCGACCAGCGGCAACACCGGGGTCGGGCTCGCCATCGTGGCCCAGCAGAAGGGCTACAAGTGCATCTTCGTCTGCCCCGACAAGGTCAGCACCGACAAGATCAATGTGCTGCGGGCCTACGGGGCGGAGGTCGTCGTCTGCCCGACCGCAGTCGACCCGGAGCACCCGGACTCGTACTACAACGTCTCCGACCGGCTGGTGCGTGAGACGCCCGGCGCCTGGAAGCCCGACCAGTACTCCAACCCCAACAACCCGGCCTCCCACTACCACTCCACCGGCCCCGAGCTGTGGGAGCAGACGGAGGGGCGGATCACCCACTTCGTGGCGGGCGTGGGCACCGGCGGCACCATCTCCGGCACCGGCCGCTATCTGAAGGACGCCAGCGACGGCAAGGTGCAGGTGGTCGGCGCCGACCCGGAGGGCTCGGTCTACTCGGGCGGTTCCGGGCGGCCGTATCTCGTCGAGGGCGTCGGTGAGGACTTCTGGCCGACCGCCTACGACCGCACCGTCGCCGACGAGATCGTCGCCGTGTCCGACAAGGACTCCTTCCAGATGACCCGCCGGCTGGCCAAGGAGGAGGGCCTCCTGGTCGGCGGCTCCTGCGGCATGGCCGTGGTCGCCGCGCTGCGGGTCGCCGAGCGCCTCGAGGAGGACGACGTGGTCGTCGTCCTGCTGCCGGACAGCGGCCGCGGCTACCTCAGCAAGATCTTCAACGACGAGTGGATGGCCGACTACGGCTTCCTGGAGGACGAGGGCCCGAGCGCCCGCGTCGCCGACGTGCTCAACGACAAGGAGCACGGCGCGATTCCGTCCCTCGTCCACATGCACCCCGACGAGACGGTCGGTCAGGCCATCGAGGTGCTGCGGGAGTACGGCGTCTCGCAGATGCCGATCGTCAAGCCCGGCGCCGGTCACCCCGACGTGATGGCGGCCGAGGTCGTCGGCTCCGTCGTGGAACGGGAGTTGCTGGACGCCCTGTTCGCCAAGCGGGCCTCGCTGGAGGACCCGCTGGAGAAGCACATGTCGGCCCCGCTGCCGCAGGTCGGCTCCGGCGAACCGGTGGGCGACCTGATGACCGTGCTCGGTACGGCGGACGCGGCGATCGTCCTCGTCGAGGGCAAGCCCACCGGGGTGATCGGCCGTCAGGACCTGCTGGCCTTCCTCGCCAAGGGCGGGAAGTAG